Proteins found in one Camelus bactrianus isolate YW-2024 breed Bactrian camel chromosome 5, ASM4877302v1, whole genome shotgun sequence genomic segment:
- the DUSP19 gene encoding dual specificity protein phosphatase 19 isoform X1, which yields MHSLNQEIKAFSRNNLRKQCTRVTTLTGKKIIETWKDARIHVVEEVEPSNGGGCGYVQDLSLDLQIGIIKPWLLLGSQDVAHDLETLKKHKVTHILNVACGVENAFLGDFIYKSISILDLPETNILSYFPECFEFIEQAKLKDGVVLVHCNAGVSRAAAIVIGFLMNSEEISFTSAFSLVKNARPSICPNAGFLEQLHRYQEGNESTKCDKIQELEGTTVHELHSSR from the exons ATGCACTCCCTTAACCAGGAAATTAAAGCATTCTCTCGGAATAATCTCAGGAAGCAATGCACCCGGGTGACAACGctaactggaaagaaaattatagaaacGTGGAAAGATGCCAGAATTCATGTTGTGGAAGAAGTAGAGCCGAGCAATGGGGGAGGTTGTGGTTACGTGCAGGACCTTAGCTTGGACCTGCAAATTGGCATTATTAAGCCATGGTTGCTCCTGG gATCACAAGATGTTGCTCATGATCTGGAGACACTGAAAAAGCACAAG gtGACTCATATTCTCAATGTTGCATGTGGAGTTGAAAATGCTTTCCTTGGTGACTTTATATATAAGAGTATTTCTATATTGGATTTGCCTGAAACCAATATCCTGTCTTATTTTCCAGAATGTTTTGAATTTATTGAACAAGCAAAATTGAAG GATGGAGTGGTTCTTGTTCATTGTAATGCAGGAGTTTCCAGGGCTGCTGCCATTGTAATAGGCTTCCTGATGAATTCTGAAGAAATCTCATTTACCAGTGCTTTTTCTTTGGTGAAAAATGCAAGGCCTTCCATATGTCCAAATGCTGGCTTCCTGGAGCAGCTGCATAGGTATCAAGAGGGCAACGAAAGCACCAAGTGTGACAAAATACAGGAATTAGAAGGGACAACAGTTCATGAATTACATTCTAGCAGATGA
- the DUSP19 gene encoding dual specificity protein phosphatase 19 isoform X2 has protein sequence MHSLNQEIKAFSRNNLRKQCTRVTTLTGKKIIETWKDARIHVVEEVEPSNGGGCGYVQDLSLDLQIGIIKPWLLLGSQDVAHDLETLKKHKVTHILNVACGVENAFLGDFIYKSISILDLPETNILSYFPECFEFIEQAKLKDGVVLVHCNAGVSRAAAIVIGFLMNSEEISFTSAFSLVKNARPSICPNAGFLEQLPTISMKEKT, from the exons ATGCACTCCCTTAACCAGGAAATTAAAGCATTCTCTCGGAATAATCTCAGGAAGCAATGCACCCGGGTGACAACGctaactggaaagaaaattatagaaacGTGGAAAGATGCCAGAATTCATGTTGTGGAAGAAGTAGAGCCGAGCAATGGGGGAGGTTGTGGTTACGTGCAGGACCTTAGCTTGGACCTGCAAATTGGCATTATTAAGCCATGGTTGCTCCTGG gATCACAAGATGTTGCTCATGATCTGGAGACACTGAAAAAGCACAAG gtGACTCATATTCTCAATGTTGCATGTGGAGTTGAAAATGCTTTCCTTGGTGACTTTATATATAAGAGTATTTCTATATTGGATTTGCCTGAAACCAATATCCTGTCTTATTTTCCAGAATGTTTTGAATTTATTGAACAAGCAAAATTGAAG GATGGAGTGGTTCTTGTTCATTGTAATGCAGGAGTTTCCAGGGCTGCTGCCATTGTAATAGGCTTCCTGATGAATTCTGAAGAAATCTCATTTACCAGTGCTTTTTCTTTGGTGAAAAATGCAAGGCCTTCCATATGTCCAAATGCTGGCTTCCTGGAGCAGCTGC CAACTATTTCCATGAAGGAAAAAACTTGA